One Megasphaera elsdenii DSM 20460 genomic window carries:
- the ruvX gene encoding Holliday junction resolvase RuvX produces the protein MRILGLDVGSKTIGVACSDALLITAQGVETIRRQSDEADFARLRELIKEKEVHRIVVGKPRHMNGDYSENMKKIEEFVERFQQTVPDIDIVYWDERLTTVMAQNVLKEGNVRREKRKKFVDKMAAILILQNYLDAQSH, from the coding sequence GACCATCGGCGTTGCCTGCAGCGATGCCTTGCTGATTACGGCACAGGGCGTAGAAACGATCCGCCGTCAATCCGATGAAGCAGACTTTGCTCGTCTGCGCGAACTGATCAAAGAAAAAGAAGTACATCGCATCGTCGTAGGCAAACCGCGTCATATGAACGGTGACTACAGCGAGAATATGAAGAAAATCGAAGAATTCGTCGAACGATTCCAGCAAACCGTCCCGGATATAGACATTGTCTATTGGGATGAACGCCTGACGACCGTCATGGCCCAGAATGTATTGAAGGAAGGCAATGTGCGCCGCGAAAAGCGCAAGAAGTTTGTCGATAAAATGGCAGCCATCCTCATTTTACAGAATTATTTAGACGCTCAATCTCATTAA
- a CDS encoding DUF1292 domain-containing protein, with the protein MSEEMNNELEEVIIVTATDDEGNEVEYQEVQRISLDGNVFALLVEVTEDEEGGDAIIARVDQEDGEDVYVAPTDEEFEAANAKFDELLDE; encoded by the coding sequence ATGTCGGAAGAAATGAACAACGAATTAGAAGAAGTCATCATCGTAACCGCAACTGATGACGAAGGCAACGAAGTGGAATATCAGGAAGTGCAGCGCATCTCCCTCGATGGCAACGTATTCGCCCTGCTCGTCGAAGTCACAGAAGACGAAGAAGGCGGTGATGCTATCATAGCCCGCGTTGACCAGGAAGATGGTGAAGACGTCTACGTCGCACCGACGGACGAAGAATTTGAAGCAGCCAATGCAAAATTCGATGAACTCTTAGATGAATAA
- a CDS encoding LysR family transcriptional regulator — protein MDLPSIQQLRNFVIYGKYGNFTTAANAANITQSAFSAQMKKLEDLVGVRLIERSNRGSHLTPAGKLFYTKIARILGELEEAMSELPGRMGKTQPLSVGIMLSLGDVHMNRHLAYFQEHHSGASFRVYNLEVREMIQWLKEDRLDIVSLFYLPALHLEEYEKVFFGIENLVYYGPNLKLPEHAVTPQYVASQPLAQYSPQYEMNRYINHYFTSHACPPQETQAWFSTPYAMMNYCQQNRIGAILPERFLQAMGIAKGYCELEPPLRLPCYLVYKKDNPKYATIQVFVDYIRRVYHIKK, from the coding sequence ATGGATTTACCGTCGATACAGCAGCTGCGGAATTTCGTCATTTATGGGAAGTATGGGAACTTCACGACGGCTGCCAATGCTGCCAACATCACCCAGTCGGCTTTTAGTGCGCAGATGAAGAAATTGGAAGACCTCGTCGGCGTCCGCCTCATTGAACGCTCGAACAGGGGGAGTCATCTGACACCGGCCGGGAAGCTGTTCTATACGAAAATAGCCCGTATTTTGGGCGAATTGGAGGAGGCTATGAGCGAACTGCCAGGACGGATGGGGAAGACCCAGCCCCTGTCTGTAGGCATCATGCTGTCCTTAGGGGATGTCCACATGAACCGGCACCTGGCTTATTTCCAGGAACATCACAGCGGCGCTTCGTTCCGGGTCTATAACCTGGAAGTCCGGGAGATGATCCAATGGCTGAAAGAAGATCGCCTGGATATTGTATCGCTCTTTTACTTGCCGGCGCTGCATCTGGAAGAGTATGAGAAGGTCTTCTTCGGCATCGAGAACCTCGTCTATTACGGGCCGAACCTCAAGTTGCCGGAACATGCCGTGACGCCGCAATATGTGGCGTCCCAGCCGTTGGCCCAGTATTCGCCCCAGTATGAGATGAATCGCTACATCAACCATTATTTCACGTCCCACGCCTGTCCGCCTCAGGAGACGCAGGCCTGGTTCTCGACGCCTTATGCCATGATGAACTACTGTCAGCAGAACCGCATCGGGGCTATCCTGCCGGAACGCTTCCTCCAGGCCATGGGCATTGCCAAAGGTTACTGTGAATTGGAACCGCCCCTGCGCCTTCCGTGTTATCTCGTGTATAAGAAAGACAACCCGAAATACGCGACGATCCAGGTTTTCGTCGATTATATCCGCCGCGTCTATCATATTAAAAAATAA
- a CDS encoding MFS transporter, which translates to MSNQSLWNKDFLLDTGINFVVYLIYYLLMVIIAVVAKDQLHASLGEAGLASGIFIVGTLLARLQFGKAIELYGRRKSLYGGILFYFVTTLLYFYIPNLAILYGIRFLNGMAYGIVSTATNTIVASCIPAEKRGEGINYYGLSTSLAAAVGPFLGMFLIVVTNFTFIITLCAVLVGLCMIGCIALHIDEITLTSEQVARMKAMTLDNYVEYRVLIISIIGFFMGFAYSSVLTFLAAYAREINLVQAGTFFFVVYAVVITITRPMTGVIFDHKGENYVLYPCYICLAIGLFLLSITGASWQLLLSGVFVGLGYGTFMSNGQAVCIKLTPSYRISVALSTYFVALDLGIGVGPYVLGSLHGLLTFPQLYAVAAIVAVACFIMYHAFYGRKINLINRAVRIYIHA; encoded by the coding sequence ATGTCGAATCAATCACTTTGGAACAAAGATTTCCTTCTCGACACAGGTATCAATTTTGTAGTCTATCTTATTTATTACTTATTAATGGTCATCATCGCCGTCGTCGCCAAAGACCAATTGCACGCTTCCCTCGGTGAAGCCGGACTGGCTTCGGGCATCTTCATTGTCGGCACCCTGCTGGCACGCTTGCAGTTCGGCAAGGCTATTGAATTATACGGTCGCCGCAAGTCCTTATATGGCGGGATCCTCTTTTATTTCGTAACGACCTTATTATACTTTTATATCCCGAATCTCGCTATTCTCTATGGCATCCGCTTCCTCAACGGCATGGCCTATGGTATCGTCTCGACGGCGACCAATACGATCGTCGCTTCTTGCATTCCGGCAGAAAAACGGGGCGAAGGCATCAACTACTACGGCTTGAGCACCAGCCTGGCTGCCGCTGTCGGCCCCTTCCTGGGTATGTTCCTCATCGTCGTCACGAACTTCACCTTTATCATCACCCTCTGTGCCGTTCTCGTCGGCTTGTGCATGATTGGCTGCATCGCCCTCCATATCGACGAAATCACGCTTACGTCGGAACAGGTTGCCCGCATGAAAGCCATGACCCTCGACAATTACGTCGAATATCGCGTACTGATCATCTCCATCATCGGCTTCTTCATGGGCTTCGCTTATTCCAGCGTCCTGACATTCTTGGCCGCTTATGCTCGTGAAATCAACCTGGTCCAGGCCGGTACGTTCTTCTTCGTCGTCTATGCCGTTGTCATCACTATCACTCGTCCGATGACGGGTGTCATCTTCGACCACAAAGGCGAAAACTACGTCCTCTATCCCTGCTACATCTGCCTGGCTATCGGCTTGTTCCTCCTCAGCATTACCGGTGCTTCTTGGCAGCTGCTCTTATCGGGCGTCTTCGTTGGCCTTGGCTATGGTACGTTCATGTCCAACGGTCAGGCTGTCTGCATCAAATTGACCCCGTCGTACCGCATCAGCGTTGCCTTATCGACGTACTTCGTCGCTTTGGACCTCGGCATCGGCGTAGGGCCCTATGTCCTCGGCAGCCTCCACGGCCTGCTCACCTTCCCGCAGCTCTATGCTGTAGCAGCCATCGTCGCTGTTGCCTGCTTCATCATGTACCATGCCTTCTACGGCCGCAAGATCAATCTCATCAACCGTGCCGTCCGCATCTACATCCACGCATAA
- a CDS encoding TlpA family protein disulfide reductase yields the protein MTIKTRILAGLACICLILTIFFWPGKEEEAYSSDVIKEAEDVTTAETEMMAPDESLESPNGTVRLQALYNEKPVCLFFWSSWSQDSLRQLAALEEVYPTYGQAIQFVTVPVGPDQEDSLSYMKQSGAGLPVYCVREPMLKEYGVHDIPKLIFIARGGQMTRPFDSVLTPRQLSYEMEKLLK from the coding sequence ATGACCATCAAAACGAGAATCCTGGCAGGGCTTGCCTGTATTTGCTTGATATTGACGATTTTTTTCTGGCCTGGCAAGGAAGAAGAGGCTTATAGTTCGGATGTCATCAAGGAAGCGGAAGACGTGACGACGGCTGAAACGGAAATGATGGCCCCTGATGAATCTCTGGAATCACCTAATGGTACGGTGCGGCTTCAGGCCTTGTATAATGAGAAACCGGTTTGCCTCTTCTTCTGGTCTTCCTGGAGCCAGGACAGTTTGCGCCAGCTCGCAGCACTGGAAGAAGTGTATCCAACGTATGGGCAAGCCATTCAGTTTGTGACGGTCCCTGTCGGACCGGACCAGGAGGACAGCTTGTCTTATATGAAGCAGAGCGGGGCAGGCCTGCCTGTCTATTGTGTCCGGGAACCGATGCTGAAGGAATATGGCGTCCATGACATACCGAAACTCATCTTCATCGCCCGCGGTGGCCAGATGACGCGCCCCTTCGACAGCGTTTTGACGCCGCGACAGTTGTCCTATGAAATGGAAAAGTTATTAAAATAA
- a CDS encoding MerR family transcriptional regulator, producing MKIKDVSEKFQISPDTLRYYEKIGLIHNVSRDKNGIRNYSQENCNTIAFIKCMRAASVSIDGLSRYMELFQQGEATRKERRQILTEERDHLESRMKDIQEALQHLNWKIKMYDEGKF from the coding sequence TTGAAGATAAAAGATGTCAGTGAAAAATTCCAGATTTCGCCGGATACGCTGCGCTATTACGAAAAAATCGGCCTCATCCACAACGTAAGCCGTGATAAGAACGGTATCCGCAATTACAGCCAGGAAAACTGCAATACCATTGCCTTCATCAAATGCATGCGCGCAGCCAGCGTCTCCATCGACGGCCTGTCGCGGTATATGGAACTCTTTCAGCAAGGCGAGGCGACGCGCAAAGAACGGCGTCAAATCCTCACAGAAGAACGGGACCATTTAGAAAGCCGCATGAAAGATATTCAAGAGGCCCTGCAGCACCTGAACTGGAAAATCAAGATGTACGATGAAGGGAAGTTCTAA
- the ltrA gene encoding group II intron reverse transcriptase/maturase → MKDRKLHQEGCPQKEVAEQPGYVEASAHARIAEHNDIIASLPADSLLKQILSRDNLNGAYKKVKSNRGTGGVDRMSVDELLPYLREHRLDLLQQIRNGKYKPQPVRRVEIPKEEKGKFRKLGIPTVVDRMIQQAITQVLVPIYEPQFSDSSFGFRPKRGAHDALKQCQAYADEGYVYVVDMDLEKFFDNVCQSKLIEVLSRSVKDGRVISLIHQYLHAGVIRHGMFERSEQGVPQGGPLSPLLSNIMLNELDKELERRGHKFVRYADDCMILCKSRRSAERTLESITRYIEKKLFLKVNRNKTHVAHIRYVKYLGYGFYRKNGKCRLRVHPKSITKMKDRLRFILKRSNGKGNEVRALLLKRFIKGWVNYFKLANMKELLIQIDRWIRRKIRTIYWKQWKKVRTKHRMISQYGAPKWVVLEMANCRKGPWRAAAMLNSVLTNKEIARLGYITMTSYYKQVCEN, encoded by the coding sequence ATGAAAGACAGAAAACTTCATCAAGAAGGCTGTCCACAAAAAGAGGTTGCGGAACAACCGGGATATGTGGAAGCGTCTGCCCATGCGAGGATTGCTGAACACAACGACATCATTGCAAGCTTGCCAGCGGACAGTCTGTTGAAGCAGATTTTATCACGAGACAACTTAAATGGTGCCTATAAGAAGGTAAAGTCTAATCGAGGAACCGGCGGGGTCGACAGGATGAGTGTAGATGAACTTCTACCCTACCTGCGGGAACATCGCCTGGACCTCCTTCAGCAAATACGGAATGGGAAATATAAGCCCCAGCCAGTCCGTCGGGTTGAAATACCCAAAGAGGAAAAAGGGAAATTCCGGAAATTAGGAATCCCTACGGTCGTAGACCGCATGATACAACAGGCGATTACGCAGGTTCTTGTGCCTATCTACGAGCCACAGTTTTCAGATAGCAGTTTCGGGTTCCGTCCCAAACGGGGCGCCCACGATGCGTTGAAACAATGCCAGGCCTATGCAGATGAGGGCTATGTCTACGTCGTAGACATGGACTTGGAGAAATTTTTCGACAATGTCTGCCAAAGCAAATTGATAGAAGTTCTGTCAAGGAGCGTAAAAGACGGCCGGGTCATCTCGCTGATACACCAATATCTCCATGCTGGTGTTATCCGGCATGGGATGTTCGAACGAAGTGAACAGGGGGTTCCCCAAGGAGGGCCATTGAGTCCGCTCTTGAGTAACATCATGCTGAATGAGCTGGATAAGGAGCTGGAACGGCGCGGACATAAATTTGTCCGCTATGCAGATGACTGCATGATACTCTGCAAAAGCAGAAGAAGTGCCGAAAGGACCTTGGAAAGCATCACTCGATATATTGAGAAGAAATTATTTCTCAAGGTGAATCGAAATAAGACGCACGTAGCCCACATCCGCTATGTTAAATATCTGGGATATGGCTTCTACCGAAAGAATGGAAAATGCCGACTCCGGGTGCATCCGAAATCCATTACTAAGATGAAAGACCGTTTGCGGTTTATATTGAAACGAAGCAATGGAAAAGGAAACGAAGTGAGAGCCCTTCTATTGAAACGATTCATAAAGGGATGGGTGAATTACTTTAAACTAGCGAATATGAAGGAACTGCTAATTCAAATTGACAGATGGATTCGACGCAAAATACGAACCATATACTGGAAACAATGGAAGAAGGTACGGACGAAACACCGGATGATAAGCCAATACGGCGCGCCCAAGTGGGTAGTGTTGGAAATGGCTAACTGCCGAAAAGGTCCGTGGCGAGCAGCGGCAATGCTGAACTCAGTTCTTACGAATAAAGAAATAGCCCGCCTTGGCTACATAACCATGACGAGCTATTACAAGCAAGTATGCGAAAACTAG
- the sstT gene encoding serine/threonine transporter SstT — protein sequence MHSLWNALNRISLIKQILVGLIIGIVVAMAFPAAGKELALLGVIFVGALKGIAPVLVFVLVSAALSRKQEDHESNIKDVIILYLIGTFLAAFFAVMISFVFPLTLQLDVSAASNKAPEGIAEVLTTLLKNIVDNPVHALMTGNYIGILGWACLFGVAVRRVSESSKAVLDDCADAVTTCVQWIIRLAPLGIMGLVADSVSSNGIGALIGYAKLLCLLLGTMLLFAFVVNPIIVYAKIHRNPYPLVWKCIKTSGVTAFFTRSSAANIPVNLSLAKEIGVNPDTYTVTIPLGATINMSGAAITISIMTLAAVHTLGIAVDFPTALLLSVLSAIGACGASGVAGGSLLLIPMACSLFGISNDIAMQVVGVGFIIGVLQDSTETALNSSTDILFTAAADFAQRGYPEHLGGHEVSHQG from the coding sequence ATGCATAGTTTATGGAATGCATTGAACCGCATCAGCCTGATTAAGCAGATCCTCGTCGGCTTGATCATCGGTATCGTCGTGGCCATGGCTTTCCCGGCAGCTGGGAAGGAATTGGCTTTGCTCGGCGTCATTTTCGTCGGTGCCTTGAAGGGCATCGCCCCGGTCTTGGTCTTCGTCCTGGTCTCCGCTGCCTTGAGCCGCAAACAGGAAGATCACGAATCGAACATCAAAGATGTCATCATCCTGTATCTTATCGGTACCTTTTTAGCGGCTTTCTTCGCCGTCATGATCAGTTTCGTCTTCCCGCTGACGCTGCAGCTCGACGTATCGGCTGCCAGCAATAAGGCGCCTGAAGGCATTGCCGAAGTCTTGACGACGCTCCTCAAGAACATCGTCGATAACCCGGTCCACGCTCTGATGACGGGCAACTACATCGGGATCCTCGGCTGGGCCTGCCTGTTCGGCGTCGCCGTCCGCCGCGTTTCCGAATCGTCGAAAGCCGTCCTCGATGACTGTGCCGACGCCGTTACGACTTGTGTCCAGTGGATCATCCGCCTGGCTCCGCTCGGCATCATGGGCCTCGTCGCTGACTCCGTTTCGTCCAATGGTATCGGTGCCCTCATCGGCTATGCTAAATTGCTCTGCCTCTTGTTAGGGACGATGCTGCTCTTTGCCTTCGTCGTCAACCCGATCATCGTCTATGCCAAGATCCACCGCAATCCCTATCCGCTGGTCTGGAAATGCATCAAGACGTCTGGGGTCACGGCCTTCTTTACGCGCAGCTCGGCTGCTAACATCCCGGTCAACCTGTCCTTGGCCAAAGAAATCGGTGTCAATCCCGATACGTATACCGTTACGATTCCCCTCGGGGCCACGATTAACATGTCCGGCGCAGCTATCACCATTTCTATCATGACCTTGGCCGCTGTCCATACCTTAGGGATTGCCGTCGACTTCCCGACAGCCCTCCTGCTCAGCGTTCTCTCGGCCATCGGTGCCTGCGGGGCTTCCGGCGTTGCCGGCGGCTCTCTGCTGCTGATCCCCATGGCCTGCAGCCTCTTCGGCATCTCCAATGATATTGCCATGCAGGTTGTCGGCGTCGGCTTCATCATCGGCGTTTTACAGGACTCGACGGAAACGGCCCTCAACTCGTCGACAGATATCCTCTTCACAGCCGCTGCCGACTTCGCCCAGCGCGGTTATCCCGAACACCTGGGCGGCCACGAAGTAAGCCATCAAGGGTAG
- a CDS encoding DUF1858 domain-containing protein: protein MAQITKDTGIIEAVQKYPQIIEIFQQYGLGCIGCMAAHFETIGQGAGAHGIDVDALVADLNDCIAASGK, encoded by the coding sequence ATGGCACAGATTACAAAAGACACGGGTATCATTGAAGCCGTTCAGAAATATCCGCAGATCATTGAAATCTTCCAGCAGTACGGTCTCGGCTGCATTGGCTGCATGGCTGCTCACTTTGAAACCATCGGCCAGGGCGCTGGTGCTCACGGCATCGACGTCGACGCCCTCGTCGCCGACCTCAACGACTGCATCGCTGCTAGCGGAAAATAA
- a CDS encoding purple acid phosphatase family protein, translating into MKAKYKKIIACSLAAAVIAAVSAYTWLPGTKTVAKQGVKATKAAAAHYLSTEVVDASNIRQVITADSTTSRTFMWQSDYAEDKPVVEYRKAGDDTTLMQLPASSDAFSDDGVTTYIHTATVTGLEPGTAYEYRVGAGDKRSSWQTFHTAQGNDFKALIFPDSQSSDYSVWAATAQPAWQRNQDAQFFINMGDLVDNGQDHYQWNAWFDVVNDMIARIPVVPLLGNHETYNKDWKVRMPEAYLHLFALPQIDMEKYQNQFYSFDYGDVHFVVLNTQSQELADFEPSLDEDEVAWFKKDMAKTKKKWKIVLMHKDPLQYGFASRPEPRAEGFSPEGQLWMPLFDQYGVDAVLSAHLHTYRDRGHIKNFQRDESGPLYLITGVAGNVQYPGLWKQHSLDEYVAPQPETDNYMSLEASEDSLTFRSFLPNGQLLEEKRISSHK; encoded by the coding sequence ATGAAAGCAAAATATAAAAAGATCATCGCCTGTTCTCTGGCCGCTGCCGTCATCGCCGCTGTCAGTGCCTATACCTGGCTGCCCGGTACGAAGACCGTCGCCAAGCAGGGCGTCAAGGCCACCAAGGCTGCGGCGGCCCACTACCTGTCGACGGAGGTCGTCGATGCCTCCAACATCCGCCAGGTCATCACGGCGGACAGCACGACGTCGCGGACCTTCATGTGGCAGTCGGACTACGCCGAAGATAAGCCCGTCGTCGAATACCGCAAAGCCGGCGACGATACTACCCTCATGCAGCTCCCCGCTTCCAGCGACGCCTTCAGCGACGATGGCGTGACGACGTACATCCACACGGCCACCGTCACCGGCCTCGAACCGGGTACGGCCTATGAATACCGCGTCGGCGCCGGCGACAAGCGCAGCAGCTGGCAGACCTTCCACACGGCCCAGGGCAATGACTTCAAGGCCCTCATCTTCCCGGACTCCCAATCCAGCGACTACAGCGTCTGGGCCGCCACGGCACAGCCGGCATGGCAGCGCAACCAGGACGCCCAGTTCTTCATCAACATGGGCGACCTCGTCGATAACGGCCAGGACCACTACCAGTGGAATGCCTGGTTCGACGTCGTCAACGACATGATTGCCCGCATCCCCGTCGTCCCTCTCCTGGGAAACCACGAAACGTATAATAAGGACTGGAAAGTCCGCATGCCCGAAGCCTATCTGCACCTCTTCGCCCTGCCTCAGATCGATATGGAAAAATACCAGAACCAGTTCTACTCCTTTGACTACGGCGACGTCCACTTCGTCGTCCTCAACACGCAGTCCCAGGAACTGGCCGACTTCGAGCCCAGCCTCGATGAAGACGAAGTGGCCTGGTTCAAAAAAGACATGGCCAAGACGAAGAAGAAATGGAAAATCGTCCTCATGCACAAGGACCCGCTTCAATATGGCTTTGCCAGCCGGCCAGAACCTCGTGCCGAAGGCTTTTCGCCGGAAGGACAGCTGTGGATGCCCCTCTTCGACCAATATGGCGTCGATGCCGTCCTCTCGGCGCACCTCCACACCTACCGCGACCGGGGCCATATCAAGAACTTCCAGCGCGATGAATCGGGGCCCTTGTACCTCATCACCGGCGTCGCCGGCAACGTCCAGTATCCGGGCCTGTGGAAGCAGCACAGCCTCGATGAATACGTCGCGCCCCAGCCGGAAACGGACAATTACATGAGCCTGGAAGCCAGCGAAGACAGCCTCACCTTCCGCAGCTTCCTGCCGAACGGACAACTCTTGGAGGAAAAGCGCATTTCCTCGCACAAATGA
- the trpS gene encoding tryptophan--tRNA ligase, producing the protein MSVIFSGIQPSGNLTLGNYLGALRNFSKIQDGNECYYCVVNQHAITVPQDPALLHQRTRQLAAIYLASGLDPEKSTLFVQSEVPEHALLGWMMITLSYVGELERMTQYKDKASKRGDSIPAGLLTYPPLMAADILLYQTNFVPVGDDQKQHMEITRNLAQRFNRLYGEVFTIPDIYLGQDGTRVMSLQEPTKKMSKSDDNTTATIYLLDEPKAIEKKIKRAQTDSENSVHYDKENKPGISNLIEIFSALTDQTHEQVEAAYAGKGYGAFKKDVADAVISTLEPIQQRYRQLVDDPELDAILDKGAAKAHAKASVTYEKAAKAMGLFRK; encoded by the coding sequence ATGTCTGTTATTTTTTCTGGTATCCAGCCGAGCGGCAATCTGACTTTAGGTAACTATTTAGGCGCACTTCGCAATTTCTCGAAAATCCAGGACGGCAACGAATGTTATTACTGCGTCGTCAACCAGCATGCCATCACGGTCCCGCAGGACCCGGCCCTCTTACATCAGCGCACGCGGCAGCTGGCTGCCATCTACCTGGCTTCCGGCCTGGATCCGGAAAAATCGACGCTCTTCGTCCAGTCAGAAGTCCCGGAACACGCACTCCTGGGCTGGATGATGATTACCTTGTCCTATGTCGGTGAATTGGAACGCATGACCCAGTACAAGGATAAGGCTTCCAAACGGGGCGACTCCATCCCGGCCGGCCTGTTGACCTATCCGCCCCTCATGGCTGCGGACATCCTCTTGTACCAGACCAACTTCGTCCCCGTCGGCGATGACCAGAAGCAGCACATGGAAATCACCCGCAACCTGGCTCAGCGCTTCAACCGCCTCTATGGCGAAGTCTTCACCATCCCCGATATCTACCTCGGCCAGGACGGCACGCGCGTCATGAGCCTCCAGGAACCGACCAAGAAGATGAGCAAGTCCGACGACAACACGACGGCAACGATTTATCTCCTCGACGAACCGAAGGCTATCGAAAAGAAAATCAAACGGGCCCAGACGGACAGCGAAAACTCCGTTCATTACGATAAAGAAAACAAGCCGGGCATTTCCAACCTCATCGAAATCTTCTCGGCCCTGACAGACCAGACGCACGAACAGGTCGAAGCGGCCTATGCCGGCAAAGGCTATGGCGCCTTCAAGAAAGACGTGGCCGACGCTGTCATCTCGACGCTGGAACCGATCCAGCAGCGTTACCGCCAGCTCGTCGACGATCCCGAACTGGACGCTATCCTTGACAAAGGCGCTGCCAAAGCCCATGCCAAGGCCAGCGTGACTTACGAAAAAGCCGCCAAGGCCATGGGCTTGTTCCGCAAGTAA
- a CDS encoding aspartate aminotransferase family protein: MRLRDVGLTKEEIKAKVDKYMIETYERFDMIAERGKGMYVYDENGTPYLDFYAGIAVNSAGSCNDKVVLAVIDQCMDIMQTFNYPYTVPQALLAEKICTTIGMDKIFFQNSGAEANEAMIKMARKYGVEHFGPNKYEIITAKESFHGRTFGSMSATGQPDNACQIGFGAMTPGFKYAEFNNLKAFEDAITENTIGIMVEPVQGEGGVHPATKEFLTGLRKLCDEKGLLLLLDEVQSGWCRTGAVMSYMNYGIKPDIVSMAKALGGGMPIAAICAREDVSKAFTMGSHGSTFGGHPVCCAAALAEVNELLDKDLAGNAKKMGAYFLEQAREKLPHLKEARGQGCFLGLEFDDKINSVDLKHKCFDKHMLSTAIGDHVLRLVPPLILQKEHVDKAIAIIKESVEELAK; the protein is encoded by the coding sequence ATGAGATTACGCGATGTAGGATTGACCAAAGAAGAAATCAAAGCCAAAGTAGACAAGTACATGATTGAAACGTACGAACGCTTCGACATGATCGCCGAACGCGGCAAAGGCATGTACGTCTACGATGAAAACGGGACACCGTACCTTGATTTCTACGCTGGTATCGCCGTCAACAGCGCCGGCAGCTGCAACGACAAAGTCGTCCTGGCCGTCATCGACCAGTGCATGGACATCATGCAGACCTTCAACTATCCGTACACAGTACCGCAGGCCCTGCTGGCTGAAAAGATTTGCACGACCATCGGCATGGACAAGATCTTCTTCCAGAACTCCGGGGCAGAAGCCAACGAAGCCATGATCAAGATGGCCCGTAAATACGGCGTTGAACACTTTGGTCCCAACAAATACGAAATCATCACGGCAAAAGAATCCTTCCACGGCCGTACCTTTGGTTCCATGAGCGCTACGGGCCAGCCGGACAATGCCTGCCAGATCGGTTTCGGTGCCATGACGCCGGGCTTCAAATATGCTGAATTCAACAATTTGAAAGCCTTTGAAGATGCCATCACGGAAAACACCATCGGTATCATGGTCGAACCGGTACAGGGCGAAGGCGGTGTCCATCCGGCAACGAAAGAATTCCTCACGGGCCTGCGCAAACTGTGCGATGAAAAAGGCCTGCTCCTCCTCCTCGATGAAGTACAGAGCGGCTGGTGCCGCACCGGGGCTGTCATGTCCTACATGAACTACGGCATCAAACCGGATATCGTCTCTATGGCCAAAGCCCTGGGCGGCGGCATGCCAATCGCTGCTATCTGCGCCCGCGAAGATGTTTCCAAAGCCTTCACTATGGGTTCCCACGGCAGTACCTTCGGCGGCCATCCGGTCTGCTGCGCCGCAGCCTTGGCCGAAGTCAACGAACTGTTGGACAAAGACCTGGCTGGCAATGCCAAGAAGATGGGGGCATACTTCTTGGAACAGGCCCGGGAAAAACTGCCGCATCTGAAGGAAGCCCGCGGCCAGGGCTGCTTCTTGGGGCTTGAATTTGACGACAAGATCAACAGCGTCGACTTGAAGCATAAATGCTTCGACAAACACATGCTGTCGACGGCTATCGGCGACCACGTCCTGCGCCTGGTTCCGCCGCTGATCCTCCAGAAGGAACACGTCGACAAGGCCATTGCCATCATCAAGGAATCGGTCGAAGAATTGGCAAAATAA